From one Acidobacteriota bacterium genomic stretch:
- the aroB gene encoding 3-dehydroquinate synthase: protein MLNPLDPVIVNTNSQAKRYLISVGEGLLDSVGDWARESLGNNPRKLMIVSNRRVYRLYGEQTAESLRSSGFEVCVWLMKDGERYKSLQSTENLLRALGAAGFTRSDSLLALGGGVVGDLAGFASAIYLRGIRFLQVPTTLLAMIDSSVGGKTGVNTEFGKNLIGAFHHPSAVLADVSTLRTLARREIVAGLCEAVKHAALAGGELFDRTKGFLEANAKSGVARGFGIDGFTREISELIVSQISFKAAIVSGDQSEETGRSDSKSRKILNFGHTFGHALEKVTSFRHFKHGEAVGLGILFAARLSKSLEFLDSNEINLLNDVVRLVGKLPDTRMIDLDSVIESFGSDKKNIAGDLQWILLKGIGKPVIVSSNEIPDMSIRSCLAEFLVDSD, encoded by the coding sequence ATGCTGAACCCGCTCGATCCGGTGATCGTAAACACCAATTCGCAAGCAAAGCGCTATCTGATCAGCGTCGGCGAAGGACTGCTGGATTCCGTCGGCGATTGGGCGCGCGAGTCGCTTGGGAACAATCCGCGGAAATTGATGATCGTTTCGAATCGGCGGGTCTATCGATTGTACGGCGAGCAAACCGCTGAGAGTCTGCGGAGTTCCGGATTTGAAGTGTGTGTCTGGCTGATGAAGGACGGTGAGCGCTACAAGAGCCTTCAGTCGACCGAGAACCTTTTACGCGCGCTTGGGGCCGCCGGCTTCACGCGAAGCGATTCTTTGTTGGCGCTTGGCGGAGGTGTGGTCGGTGACCTTGCCGGCTTTGCTTCGGCGATATACCTGCGCGGGATCAGATTCCTTCAAGTTCCGACAACGCTCCTTGCAATGATCGACTCTTCGGTCGGTGGAAAGACAGGTGTCAATACGGAATTCGGCAAGAATCTGATCGGCGCGTTCCACCATCCGTCAGCGGTACTTGCAGATGTTTCAACACTCCGGACCTTGGCGCGGCGGGAGATCGTCGCCGGACTGTGCGAGGCAGTGAAACACGCGGCCCTCGCCGGTGGGGAATTGTTCGACCGAACCAAGGGTTTTCTCGAAGCCAATGCAAAGAGCGGCGTCGCGCGAGGATTCGGAATTGACGGTTTCACGCGAGAGATTTCCGAACTCATCGTCAGCCAGATTTCGTTCAAAGCCGCGATCGTTTCCGGCGATCAGTCCGAAGAGACGGGGCGAAGCGATTCGAAGTCGAGGAAGATCCTCAATTTTGGACATACATTTGGGCACGCGCTGGAAAAGGTTACGAGTTTCAGGCACTTCAAACACGGCGAAGCGGTCGGACTGGGAATTCTTTTTGCGGCTAGACTGTCGAAATCCCTTGAATTTCTTGACTCAAATGAAATAAACTTGTTAAACGATGTTGTGCGACTTGTCGGAAAGTTGCCCGACACCCGGATGATCGACTTGGATTCGGTCATCGAATCGTTCGGATCCGACAAAAAGAACATCGCCGGAGACCTGCAATGGATCTTGCTGAAGGGGATCGGCAAGCCGGTGATCGTGTCCAGCAATGAAATCCCGGATATGTCCATCCGGTCCTGCCTTGCCGAGTTCCTGGTTGATTCTGATTGA
- the glmM gene encoding phosphoglucosamine mutase, whose translation MNELFGTDGMRGHAGEFPLDELTIEKVGRSLTRHYSESLGRAPKFITGRDTRESGTWIEEAIHRGVIAEGGSCESAGVMTTPGVAFLTREFEFDAGIVISASHNPYLDNGIKVFSPSGKKISSEIERRIEGDIGNINPEGLTAEILVDESHSAFYFQRYLDYLESGFPTLSLADLRIVVDCANGAAFQLAPQLLKRLGAEVVSIYDEPDGKNINENCGSLHLDQLRERVLAERADLGIALDGDADRALFIDEKGNIVDGDAVLWIMARLLSDHGKLHNQTVVATVMSNLGLEVALNSRNIKLVRTAVGDKYVLEELLRTNSVVGGEQSGHIIFPQKSLVGDGIMTALFVLEAIWENAKSLSEITSGFTRFPQILINVKVREKRPFDEVSEISDAARSVEQRLGASGRLLLRYSGTENLARVMIEGENQSDIDLHARELADVIRAALG comes from the coding sequence ATGAATGAGCTTTTTGGGACTGACGGAATGCGGGGACACGCCGGGGAATTTCCGCTTGATGAATTGACGATCGAGAAGGTCGGCCGTTCGCTGACACGCCATTATTCGGAATCGCTAGGGCGCGCGCCAAAGTTCATCACCGGTCGCGACACCCGGGAGTCAGGAACCTGGATCGAAGAGGCGATTCATCGGGGCGTTATCGCCGAAGGCGGAAGCTGTGAATCCGCAGGTGTGATGACCACGCCGGGCGTTGCGTTTCTGACCCGCGAATTCGAGTTTGACGCAGGGATAGTCATCAGCGCGTCGCACAATCCTTACCTCGACAATGGGATAAAGGTTTTCTCGCCCTCGGGCAAAAAGATCTCGTCAGAGATCGAGCGTCGGATCGAAGGAGACATCGGCAACATCAACCCGGAAGGGCTGACTGCCGAAATTCTCGTCGACGAATCGCATTCAGCCTTCTATTTTCAACGGTATCTCGACTATCTTGAGTCGGGTTTTCCGACACTTTCGCTGGCCGATCTGCGAATCGTCGTCGATTGCGCGAACGGCGCGGCATTCCAATTGGCGCCGCAACTGTTGAAACGTCTCGGCGCGGAGGTTGTTTCGATCTATGACGAGCCCGATGGGAAGAACATCAACGAGAATTGCGGCTCGCTCCATCTCGATCAGCTTCGGGAACGGGTATTGGCCGAACGGGCCGATCTCGGGATCGCGCTTGACGGCGATGCGGACCGCGCATTGTTCATTGACGAGAAAGGAAACATCGTTGACGGCGACGCGGTGCTTTGGATTATGGCCCGTCTTCTGTCCGATCACGGGAAACTTCACAACCAGACGGTCGTCGCGACGGTAATGAGCAATCTCGGACTCGAGGTCGCGCTCAATTCGCGGAACATCAAGTTGGTCCGCACGGCCGTCGGCGACAAGTACGTGCTCGAAGAACTCCTGAGGACGAATTCCGTCGTCGGCGGCGAACAGTCGGGTCATATCATCTTTCCGCAGAAAAGCCTCGTCGGCGATGGAATAATGACCGCCCTGTTCGTTTTGGAAGCCATTTGGGAGAACGCGAAGTCCTTGTCAGAGATCACGTCAGGTTTCACACGATTTCCGCAGATCTTGATAAATGTGAAGGTGCGCGAGAAGCGACCTTTCGACGAAGTCTCCGAGATCTCGGACGCCGCGCGGTCGGTCGAACAGAGGCTCGGCGCGAGCGGACGCCTCTTGCTCAGGTATTCCGGCACGGAGAATCTCGCCCGTGTAATGATCGAAGGCGAAAATCAATCGGACATCGATCTCCACGCCCGGGAACTTGCGGACGTCATCCGCGCCGCGCTTGGATAA
- a CDS encoding acyl-CoA dehydrogenase family protein, translating into MIDFQLTEEQVALENTVREFCAGEVAPYIKEWDEKAFFEPRVFEKMAELGLLGVCIPEQYGGAGFDYVSLGLVCEELEACDTFLRVAMSVHVGLNSLSVLTWGTEEQKQKYLVPQAKGEKLATFGLTEPNAGSDVIGMRSYARRDGDDWILNGEKMWISLADVADHFLFFCWTDLEKQKVRDHSGLSCFIVERTMPGFSSGTIHGKLGIKAGNTGYFSLQDVRVPAANMLGNEGEGFKIAMFSLENGRYTVASGATGVIKASRDASVSYANTREVQGQTIANFQLVKQKIADMEADYQMSRLLWLQCGWMKNMGMPSAKAASLAKWQATTRSETAASMAIEVHGANGYTNDYPVERYLRNCKAAVIYEGTRDIHTLMQADWALGLKKEPKARVVLPPYKADAQSA; encoded by the coding sequence GTGATCGACTTTCAATTAACCGAAGAACAAGTTGCGCTTGAAAACACCGTGCGCGAGTTTTGCGCCGGCGAAGTTGCGCCATATATCAAAGAGTGGGACGAAAAGGCATTTTTTGAACCCAGGGTTTTCGAGAAAATGGCTGAGCTGGGATTGCTCGGGGTTTGTATCCCCGAACAATACGGCGGGGCCGGTTTCGATTATGTTTCGCTCGGACTCGTTTGTGAGGAACTCGAAGCTTGCGACACGTTCCTGCGCGTCGCGATGAGCGTCCACGTCGGGCTCAATTCGCTTTCGGTTCTGACGTGGGGCACCGAAGAGCAAAAGCAAAAGTATCTCGTGCCGCAGGCGAAGGGCGAGAAGCTCGCGACGTTCGGTTTGACCGAACCGAATGCGGGCAGCGACGTCATCGGAATGCGCTCGTACGCCCGCCGCGATGGCGACGATTGGATCCTGAACGGCGAGAAAATGTGGATCTCGCTCGCGGATGTCGCCGATCATTTTCTGTTCTTCTGCTGGACGGACCTTGAAAAACAAAAGGTTCGCGATCATTCGGGGCTGAGCTGTTTCATCGTCGAGCGCACGATGCCCGGATTCTCGTCGGGAACGATTCACGGGAAGCTCGGAATCAAGGCCGGCAACACCGGTTACTTTTCGCTCCAGGACGTCCGCGTTCCGGCGGCGAATATGCTTGGCAACGAAGGCGAGGGCTTCAAGATCGCGATGTTTTCGCTCGAGAACGGCCGTTACACCGTCGCATCGGGCGCGACCGGCGTGATCAAAGCTTCCCGGGATGCTTCCGTTTCATACGCGAACACGCGCGAAGTGCAAGGGCAGACGATCGCGAATTTTCAGCTCGTGAAGCAGAAGATCGCGGATATGGAAGCCGACTATCAGATGTCGCGTCTGCTCTGGCTGCAATGCGGCTGGATGAAGAATATGGGAATGCCTTCGGCGAAAGCGGCAAGCCTCGCGAAATGGCAGGCGACGACGCGTTCGGAAACGGCGGCGTCAATGGCGATCGAGGTCCACGGCGCGAACGGCTACACGAACGATTATCCGGTCGAACGGTATCTTCGCAATTGCAAGGCCGCGGTCATCTATGAGGGAACGCGAGACATTCACACGCTGATGCAGGCCGACTGGGCGCTTGGACTCAAAAAAGAACCGAAGGCGCGCGTCGTTCTGCCGCCTTACAAGGCTGACGCCCAATCTGCGTAG
- a CDS encoding M24 family metallopeptidase encodes MRSTRFVWLLLVLGFTSQAFAQRSATPIPAMPKLLSMREQLNVRQSWLKKRFETILLPMMRKHGVSMWIVTNEEFHSDPVIESIAPPIPIVGRRDFFIFFDNGRELERFAVVRYEEEQLKKHYQMLSPPRDKIGETIRKIVAERDPKTIALNMGYGRGQTDGITHDAYKFLAETLGSDLEKRFISAGNLVTDYLDTRIPEESEHYRTAVAVTDILTRRAFSNEVIKPGRTTVGDVRWWFLQQLNDLGLTTWFQPDLRVQRAAKSNSSSQQFLSVADESLVLEPGDLIHIDCGLIYMGLSTDWQKHGYLLKPGERDAPAGLKAALRNTNLLQDSIFRIARPGMTGAEVYDAAMVEMKRQNIEAMIYSHPIGTHGHGLGPSIDFRRALGVSQERFRLGSYTSIELNTSTVVPEWNDQKVTVMAEDDAFMTAKGFEFFRPRQTALYLIK; translated from the coding sequence ATGAGATCAACAAGATTCGTTTGGCTTCTCCTGGTTCTTGGGTTCACTTCCCAAGCCTTTGCGCAGCGTTCCGCGACCCCGATCCCGGCGATGCCGAAGTTGCTTTCAATGCGCGAGCAATTGAACGTTCGCCAATCCTGGCTCAAGAAACGTTTTGAAACGATTCTGCTGCCGATGATGCGCAAACACGGAGTTTCGATGTGGATCGTGACGAACGAGGAGTTTCACTCGGATCCCGTGATCGAGTCGATCGCTCCGCCGATCCCGATCGTCGGACGCCGCGACTTTTTCATCTTCTTCGACAACGGCCGCGAACTCGAACGGTTTGCCGTCGTCCGTTACGAAGAAGAGCAGCTCAAAAAACACTATCAAATGCTTAGTCCGCCGCGAGACAAGATCGGTGAGACCATCCGAAAGATCGTCGCCGAACGCGATCCGAAAACGATCGCGCTCAATATGGGTTACGGCCGCGGACAGACGGACGGAATAACGCACGACGCATACAAATTCCTCGCCGAGACGCTTGGCTCCGACCTTGAAAAGCGTTTCATTTCAGCGGGAAACCTCGTCACCGATTACCTAGACACGCGAATTCCGGAAGAATCGGAGCATTACCGAACCGCGGTCGCCGTCACTGATATTCTGACGCGGCGCGCATTCTCCAACGAGGTCATAAAGCCCGGCAGGACGACCGTCGGCGACGTTCGCTGGTGGTTCCTGCAGCAGTTGAACGACCTCGGCCTGACGACCTGGTTCCAACCGGACCTGCGCGTCCAGCGCGCGGCAAAATCGAACTCTTCGTCGCAGCAATTTCTTTCGGTCGCCGACGAATCGCTCGTGCTCGAACCCGGCGACCTGATTCATATCGACTGCGGGCTCATCTATATGGGGCTCTCGACCGACTGGCAAAAGCACGGCTATCTTCTCAAGCCGGGGGAACGCGACGCGCCGGCGGGCTTGAAAGCTGCGCTGCGAAACACGAATCTCCTGCAGGACTCGATCTTCAGGATCGCCCGCCCGGGTATGACCGGAGCGGAGGTTTACGATGCGGCGATGGTCGAGATGAAGCGTCAGAACATCGAGGCGATGATCTATTCGCACCCCATCGGGACACACGGACACGGACTCGGACCGTCCATCGACTTTCGCCGCGCACTCGGGGTGTCGCAGGAAAGGTTCAGACTCGGTTCCTACACGTCGATCGAGCTGAACACATCGACGGTCGTCCCCGAATGGAACGATCAAAAGGTCACCGTTATGGCCGAGGACGACGCATTTATGACCGCCAAAGGCTTTGAATTCTTCAGGCCGCGGCAAACCGCGCTTTATCTGATCAAATGA
- a CDS encoding molybdopterin molybdotransferase MoeA, which produces MIPISEALAFIGREARPLGTETVRLENCVGRVLAETVSADLDLPPFDRSQMDGFAVLSSDTNAVPARLRIVGESVAGKGFDGVLKSGDAVRIMTGARVPKGVDAVQQVEKTSESDGFVEILKSTDPGQNIVYRAQETAVGDVVFRAGEVITDKMIAALASFGCAEVAVGKRPSLAILATGCEIVDIATTPERDQIRNSNSAMLRAFAASLGIEATVYPAVGDDLESLTASIRTIIESKPDILILTGGVSVGDYDFTKPALKTLGASLFFEKVSLKPGKPTVFARHGETLVFGLPGNPVSVAVTFYLFVRFAVMLMQDAARPELKRGRAVATRAIKGARERDCLLPVSLDTDENGRLMIESVRFAGSSNFIAFSGADALAHVPIGKVIAPEEIVEVYFL; this is translated from the coding sequence ATGATTCCGATCTCCGAAGCATTGGCTTTCATCGGCCGCGAGGCCCGACCGCTCGGAACCGAAACGGTCCGGCTCGAGAACTGCGTCGGACGCGTCCTCGCGGAAACCGTCTCGGCGGATCTCGATCTTCCGCCGTTCGACCGATCCCAAATGGACGGCTTCGCCGTTTTGAGTTCAGACACGAACGCTGTTCCCGCGCGGCTTCGAATCGTCGGCGAGTCGGTCGCCGGAAAGGGTTTCGACGGAGTTTTGAAATCCGGCGATGCGGTCCGGATCATGACCGGCGCGCGCGTCCCGAAAGGCGTCGACGCTGTGCAGCAAGTTGAAAAGACTTCCGAGTCGGACGGATTCGTCGAGATCCTGAAATCGACTGATCCGGGTCAAAACATTGTCTATCGCGCCCAGGAAACGGCTGTCGGCGACGTCGTTTTCCGCGCGGGCGAGGTCATCACGGATAAGATGATCGCGGCGCTTGCGTCCTTCGGATGCGCTGAAGTCGCGGTCGGCAAAAGACCTTCGCTGGCGATTCTGGCGACCGGCTGTGAGATCGTCGATATCGCGACCACGCCGGAACGCGACCAGATTCGAAATTCGAACTCGGCGATGCTCAGGGCCTTCGCGGCATCGCTCGGGATCGAAGCCACGGTCTATCCGGCCGTCGGAGACGATCTCGAGTCGCTGACGGCTTCGATCCGGACGATCATTGAGTCGAAACCGGACATTCTGATACTGACCGGGGGCGTTTCGGTAGGCGACTACGACTTTACGAAACCGGCATTGAAGACGCTTGGCGCATCGCTGTTCTTCGAAAAGGTGTCGCTCAAACCGGGAAAACCGACCGTTTTCGCCAGACACGGCGAGACGCTGGTCTTTGGCCTGCCGGGCAATCCGGTTTCGGTCGCCGTGACGTTTTACCTGTTCGTCAGATTCGCGGTGATGCTGATGCAGGATGCCGCACGGCCCGAGTTGAAACGCGGCCGGGCCGTGGCGACACGAGCGATCAAAGGTGCGCGGGAACGAGATTGCCTGCTGCCGGTTTCGCTCGATACGGACGAAAACGGTCGTTTGATGATCGAATCGGTCAGGTTCGCGGGCTCGTCGAACTTCATCGCTTTTTCCGGTGCGGATGCGCTCGCGCACGTCCCGATTGGGAAAGTGATCGCGCCCGAAGAGATCGTCGAAGTATACTTTCTTTGA
- a CDS encoding class I SAM-dependent methyltransferase, producing MNEPAALAHEAIHQTVENLLANRTRGVLLDVPTGEGALAKRLISIGYDVKCADLYPAIFRLDGATAEQADLDSRLPYADDSFDFVVCVEGLEHVENPANAIREFSRILKSGATLIVSVPNIMNVEERLRWLFSGYTSHFKPLSKQALAAISEEFGEMPEIALHINPIGYSEVRYLLEKSGFALKRVVPDARKKNIWAFRPITGLIRLFSKLSHESKRRARWADELNSDEVLLGGNTLIFEAERLERK from the coding sequence ATGAATGAACCGGCCGCGCTTGCGCACGAAGCGATCCACCAAACCGTCGAAAACTTGCTCGCGAACCGTACACGCGGGGTTCTTCTCGATGTGCCGACGGGCGAAGGCGCCCTCGCGAAGCGGCTTATCTCCATCGGCTATGACGTCAAATGCGCCGATCTTTATCCGGCCATCTTCAGGCTCGACGGGGCGACAGCTGAACAGGCCGATCTTGATTCCCGGCTTCCCTACGCCGATGATTCGTTCGATTTCGTTGTTTGCGTCGAAGGACTCGAACACGTTGAGAATCCGGCGAACGCGATCAGGGAATTCTCTCGGATCCTAAAAAGCGGCGCGACGCTGATCGTATCGGTACCGAACATAATGAACGTTGAGGAACGGCTGCGCTGGCTTTTCAGCGGGTACACTTCGCATTTCAAGCCGTTGTCAAAGCAAGCGTTGGCGGCGATCTCAGAAGAATTCGGAGAGATGCCGGAGATCGCGCTGCACATCAATCCGATCGGCTATTCGGAAGTCAGATACCTTCTCGAGAAGAGCGGTTTTGCGCTGAAACGCGTCGTCCCCGACGCGCGCAAAAAGAATATCTGGGCGTTTCGGCCAATCACCGGTCTGATACGGTTGTTTTCAAAACTTTCGCACGAATCTAAGCGCCGCGCGCGCTGGGCCGACGAACTGAATTCCGACGAGGTTTTGCTTGGAGGCAACACGCTGATCTTCGAGGCGGAACGCCTGGAGAGGAAATGA